A window of the Streptomyces sp. NBC_00454 genome harbors these coding sequences:
- a CDS encoding calcium-binding protein produces MTRTPLRPAHRRRRPGGRAGTLAALGLVLVLALPGTALAAPGDLDPGFGPDGRVTTVFPGSAEGHDIARQADGKLVVVGGSTDAGFALARYDTNGSPDTTFGGDGTVTNDFGGGGHIANAVAVQPSDGKIVVAGTTEVIAEEGGGCCFFSVARYNTDGSPDLGFGDGGLVRVEEFGGSADGADVAVQPDGKIIAAGKGGGGGFALVRLNTDGSLDPALGGDGAVVAGFTPASPQDAGGIARAMALQSDGKILAVGYVGNTAFDIGVARYLPNGSLDTTFSGDGMVTADFGGTEFGNAVAVQPDGKILAAGSGGAGFALLRYNANGSPDTGFGTGGRTSVSFPGDGGAASAMALQQNGKIVLAGRADDPNSSEANDFGLARFNTNGAVDTGFGGDGFVVTGFGDFDEARGVLVQPDGKIVAAGYGAGYAFALARYDGGDGAPPPPPATANLSVTQAGTATVSISDRASYTVTVANSPASTATATGVTLSDTLAGAGATLVSAAPSQGTCTTTATGANCALGSLAPGASATVTVTAEPRATGTLTNTTGVSAAQPDPVTTNNTATATTAVNNARGCTIIGTSGADTLNGGYFNDVICALGGNDTVRASYGNDTVYGGYGNDNIDGGYGDDTLNGGPGNDTLTGYYGNDRLTTTDGVFGNDTANGGNGTDTCTTDTGDIRISCP; encoded by the coding sequence ATGACCCGCACACCCCTCAGACCAGCCCACCGCCGCCGCAGGCCCGGCGGGAGGGCCGGGACGTTGGCCGCGCTCGGGCTCGTACTCGTACTCGCGCTGCCCGGGACCGCGCTGGCGGCCCCCGGCGATCTCGACCCCGGCTTCGGGCCCGACGGCCGGGTGACCACCGTCTTCCCCGGAAGCGCAGAAGGCCACGACATCGCTCGGCAGGCCGACGGCAAGCTGGTCGTGGTGGGCGGCTCGACCGATGCCGGCTTCGCGCTCGCCCGCTACGACACCAACGGCAGCCCCGACACCACCTTCGGCGGTGACGGCACGGTGACCAACGACTTCGGCGGGGGCGGCCACATCGCCAACGCGGTGGCGGTCCAGCCCTCCGACGGGAAGATCGTCGTGGCGGGGACCACCGAGGTGATCGCGGAGGAGGGCGGCGGGTGCTGCTTCTTCTCCGTGGCCCGCTACAACACCGACGGCAGCCCGGACCTGGGCTTCGGCGACGGCGGCCTGGTGCGGGTCGAGGAGTTCGGCGGGTCCGCGGACGGTGCGGACGTGGCGGTGCAGCCCGACGGCAAGATCATCGCCGCGGGCAAGGGCGGTGGCGGCGGCTTCGCGCTGGTCCGCCTCAACACCGACGGCAGCCTGGACCCGGCTCTCGGAGGTGACGGCGCGGTGGTCGCGGGCTTCACGCCCGCCTCGCCCCAGGACGCCGGCGGCATCGCGCGCGCCATGGCGCTCCAGTCGGACGGCAAGATCCTCGCGGTCGGTTACGTGGGCAACACCGCCTTCGACATCGGCGTGGCCCGCTACCTGCCCAACGGCAGCCTCGACACCACCTTCAGCGGTGACGGCATGGTGACCGCGGACTTCGGCGGCACCGAGTTCGGCAACGCCGTGGCGGTGCAGCCGGACGGCAAGATCCTCGCCGCGGGCTCCGGCGGCGCCGGCTTCGCCCTCCTGCGCTACAACGCCAACGGCAGCCCCGACACCGGCTTCGGCACGGGCGGGCGCACCTCGGTCAGCTTCCCCGGTGACGGCGGAGCCGCGTCCGCCATGGCGCTCCAGCAGAACGGCAAGATCGTCCTCGCCGGCCGGGCCGACGACCCGAACAGTTCCGAGGCCAACGACTTCGGCCTGGCCCGCTTCAACACCAACGGCGCCGTGGACACGGGCTTCGGCGGCGACGGCTTCGTGGTCACCGGCTTCGGGGACTTCGACGAGGCCCGCGGGGTGCTCGTACAGCCGGACGGCAAGATCGTCGCGGCCGGCTACGGGGCGGGCTACGCCTTCGCACTGGCCCGCTACGACGGCGGCGACGGCGCGCCGCCGCCCCCGCCGGCCACCGCGAACCTGTCGGTGACGCAGGCGGGGACGGCGACCGTGAGCATCAGCGACCGCGCCTCGTACACGGTGACGGTCGCCAACTCCCCGGCCTCCACCGCCACCGCGACCGGGGTCACGCTGTCCGACACGCTCGCCGGAGCCGGTGCGACCCTCGTCTCAGCCGCTCCCTCGCAGGGCACCTGCACGACCACGGCGACCGGAGCCAACTGCGCCCTCGGCTCCCTGGCCCCGGGCGCCAGCGCCACGGTCACGGTGACCGCCGAGCCCAGGGCCACCGGCACCCTGACGAACACGACGGGCGTCAGCGCGGCCCAGCCGGACCCGGTCACCACCAACAACACGGCCACCGCGACCACAGCGGTCAACAACGCCCGCGGCTGCACGATCATCGGCACCAGCGGCGCCGACACCCTGAACGGCGGCTACTTCAACGACGTGATCTGCGCCCTCGGCGGCAACGACACCGTGCGCGCGAGCTACGGCAACGACACCGTCTACGGGGGCTACGGCAACGACAACATCGACGGCGGCTACGGCGACGACACCCTGAACGGCGGCCCGGGCAACGACACCCTGACCGGCTACTACGGCAACGACCGCCTCACCACCACCGACGGCGTCTTTGGCAATGACACCGCCAACGGCGGCAACGGCACCGACACCTGCACCACCGACACGGGCGACATCCGGATCAGCTGCCCCTGA
- a CDS encoding serine/threonine-protein kinase, translated as MEPLQPGDPPEIGGYRLLARLGEGGMGEVFLARTASGRPLALKTVHRDLGRDPDFADRFAREIRANDRVRSAWTVSVVDFSPPGASRQWLATEYIAAPSLADWVRRHGTLATPALWCLARELSAALVAVRAAGVVHRDIKPANVLLGPERPFLIDFGIARAVRDPRYTRTGAVMGTPGYLAPEQAIGAVAEAPADVFSLAAVLVYAATGRSPFLAPGEELELPGLLYRIVYDEPRLEGVPQGLVPLLGECLAKEPERRPTAQEVLAGLGAAAEQWSGALPPALVADVGLREAELRRTLAAPQAPARPLAPPQPPALPVGMAPVPPRTAPGTPLRHPVSGGLRHGPLVWGGAVGVGVLAAAVALAIKVPWGGSGGAAGDGSTAPPAVAVPDSWVGTWTGVGPGTPDADGVARARTGRFSVTVTLNKGSVGDLVGRQVSEVRETATGRNLGCTEALELRQMSGGRAVFAAATSHPTDPAATIECPKGNLYVLTMPEPDRLTLEAEGAQSAGAPGTLTRSR; from the coding sequence GTGGAGCCGTTGCAGCCCGGTGATCCGCCGGAGATCGGCGGGTACCGACTGTTGGCACGGCTCGGCGAGGGAGGGATGGGCGAGGTGTTCCTGGCGCGGACGGCATCCGGTCGGCCGCTGGCCCTGAAGACCGTCCACAGGGACCTGGGCCGGGATCCGGACTTCGCCGACCGCTTCGCCCGGGAGATACGCGCCAACGACCGTGTGCGTTCCGCGTGGACGGTCTCGGTGGTGGACTTCAGCCCTCCGGGGGCGTCCCGGCAGTGGCTGGCGACGGAGTACATCGCCGCGCCGTCGCTGGCCGACTGGGTGCGCCGGCACGGGACGCTGGCCACACCGGCCCTGTGGTGCCTGGCCCGGGAGCTGTCGGCCGCGCTCGTGGCCGTACGGGCGGCGGGTGTGGTCCACCGCGACATCAAGCCGGCGAACGTGCTGCTCGGCCCGGAGCGGCCCTTCCTCATCGACTTCGGCATCGCCCGCGCCGTCCGCGACCCGCGCTACACCCGGACGGGCGCGGTCATGGGCACGCCCGGCTACCTCGCGCCGGAGCAGGCGATCGGAGCCGTGGCCGAAGCGCCGGCCGACGTCTTCTCGCTCGCCGCGGTACTCGTGTACGCGGCGACCGGCCGAAGTCCCTTCCTGGCCCCCGGCGAGGAGCTGGAACTCCCCGGCCTCCTCTACCGGATCGTTTACGACGAGCCCCGCCTCGAAGGCGTTCCGCAGGGGCTGGTTCCCCTGTTGGGGGAGTGCCTCGCCAAGGAGCCGGAGCGGCGCCCGACCGCGCAAGAGGTGCTGGCGGGGCTCGGCGCCGCGGCGGAGCAGTGGAGCGGGGCGCTGCCGCCGGCCCTGGTGGCGGACGTAGGCCTCCGGGAAGCCGAACTGCGTCGGACCCTGGCCGCCCCGCAGGCGCCCGCCCGCCCGCTCGCCCCGCCGCAGCCGCCCGCCCTGCCCGTGGGGATGGCGCCGGTGCCCCCTCGGACGGCTCCCGGGACTCCGCTGCGCCACCCCGTCTCCGGCGGGCTCCGGCACGGGCCCCTGGTGTGGGGCGGGGCCGTCGGCGTCGGGGTCCTCGCCGCTGCCGTTGCGCTCGCGATCAAGGTTCCCTGGGGTGGATCCGGGGGCGCCGCCGGAGACGGTTCCACCGCCCCGCCCGCGGTGGCGGTGCCGGATTCGTGGGTCGGCACGTGGACCGGCGTCGGGCCCGGGACGCCGGACGCCGACGGAGTCGCGCGGGCGAGGACGGGCCGGTTCTCGGTCACGGTCACGTTGAACAAGGGGAGCGTGGGCGACCTCGTGGGACGGCAGGTCAGCGAGGTGCGGGAAACCGCCACCGGGCGGAACCTGGGGTGCACCGAGGCCCTCGAACTGCGGCAGATGTCCGGAGGCAGGGCGGTCTTCGCGGCGGCGACCAGCCATCCGACCGACCCCGCGGCCACCATCGAGTGCCCCAAGGGCAATCTCTACGTGCTGACCATGCCGGAGCCCGACCGGCTGACCCTGGAAGCGGAAGGGGCCCAGTCGGCGGGCGCCCCCGGAACCCTGACCCGCAGCCGCTGA
- a CDS encoding helix-turn-helix domain-containing protein produces MESTQGITEGGMWRLVTGVPVARLCEGVLGYRGYWLAMNRPQRRIEVPNATVTMAINFGDPVRVGPIATADTRVASAASRAPAAVLSAATSYTSLVNGLRTDSVLGEHEGRLHGVEVHFAPWMAYTVFGTDMHELRSRTVPLVDLLGPLSHRLEDRLAQAPGWRARFALMDALLLHRLEVGRAPAPQVVWAWRELVRSDGLIPLSELIKTADWSARHLELRFREQIGQSPKTVSRVLRMRRTLRMLTSGRSPSNVAASCGFYDQAHLHRDFRAMTGFTPKEFLAGRGGVDRPVDRVPGQITSMLL; encoded by the coding sequence ATGGAATCAACGCAGGGAATCACCGAAGGTGGGATGTGGCGATTAGTCACCGGTGTGCCGGTTGCTCGACTTTGCGAGGGGGTGCTGGGGTATCGGGGATACTGGTTGGCAATGAATCGGCCACAGCGGCGCATTGAAGTCCCCAATGCGACGGTCACCATGGCGATCAATTTCGGTGATCCGGTCCGAGTCGGCCCGATCGCCACCGCGGACACCCGGGTCGCCTCGGCCGCATCGCGCGCCCCGGCCGCTGTGCTCAGCGCCGCCACGTCGTACACCTCGCTGGTCAATGGCCTCAGGACGGACTCGGTGCTCGGCGAGCACGAGGGGCGACTGCACGGAGTCGAGGTGCATTTCGCCCCCTGGATGGCGTACACCGTCTTCGGTACGGACATGCACGAGCTCAGAAGTCGCACGGTACCGCTGGTGGATCTCCTCGGCCCGCTCAGCCACCGCCTCGAAGACCGCCTGGCGCAGGCTCCGGGCTGGCGGGCGAGGTTCGCCCTGATGGACGCCCTCCTGCTGCACAGGCTCGAAGTGGGACGCGCGCCGGCCCCGCAGGTGGTGTGGGCCTGGAGAGAGCTGGTCCGCAGCGACGGACTGATCCCGCTGAGCGAGCTGATCAAGACCGCCGACTGGAGTGCCCGGCACCTCGAACTCAGGTTCCGCGAGCAGATCGGCCAGTCCCCGAAGACGGTCTCGCGCGTGCTGCGCATGCGCCGGACGCTGAGAATGCTGACCTCCGGCCGTTCTCCGTCGAATGTGGCGGCCTCCTGCGGGTTTTACGACCAGGCGCACCTGCACCGCGATTTCAGGGCGATGACGGGTTTCACCCCGAAGGAATTCCTTGCCGGTCGGGGCGGCGTGGACCGGCCGGTGGACCGGGTTCCGGGACAAATCACGAGCATGCTGCTGTGA
- a CDS encoding Tat pathway signal protein, with protein MQIKRNAAALMAATALLTGFGAVAGATSAQAAGGSYSATTTNGCGSASGTYHWYATGSASGKTVYKTDWNFNVHDNCADGKAVSLYVKYNKWDGSKWVYHTSSYNKLESSGSSTNVADVRIFVCLVGDGNSCGEIH; from the coding sequence GTGCAGATCAAGAGGAACGCCGCGGCCCTGATGGCGGCCACCGCACTGCTGACCGGCTTCGGTGCCGTCGCCGGGGCCACCAGCGCGCAGGCCGCGGGCGGGTCGTACTCGGCCACCACCACGAACGGCTGCGGTTCCGCGTCGGGGACCTACCACTGGTACGCGACGGGGTCCGCCAGTGGCAAGACGGTCTACAAGACGGACTGGAACTTCAACGTCCACGACAACTGCGCGGACGGCAAGGCCGTGTCCCTCTACGTCAAGTACAACAAGTGGGACGGATCCAAGTGGGTCTACCACACCTCCAGTTACAACAAGCTGGAGTCCTCGGGCTCGAGCACGAACGTGGCGGACGTCCGGATCTTCGTCTGCCTCGTGGGCGACGGCAACAGCTGTGGAGAGATCCACTGA